The Phycisphaerae bacterium genomic sequence ATGACGGCGATGCCCGAAGCCAAGCTCGCCCGCGAGGCCGAGCTGTCCTACGCCCTCGTCGCGCTCGTCACGGACTACGATTGCTGGCGGCCGCACGCGCCCGACAAGAGCCGCAACGCCGTGCTCCAGGAAATCATCGGCCACCTCAAGGCCGCGACGCTCAACGCCATGACCCTCATGCGGGCCGCGATCGAGGCCTACGCGATCAAGCCGCTCGAACCCGGCTCCATCCATACCGGCCTCGACCTGGCCGTCTGGACCGATCGCGAGAAGATCACGCCGGAAATCGCCAAGCGCTACGGCGTGCTGTTGAAACGGTACCTGGCCGCCAACTGAGCTCCGGCGGTCGGGGCCGCGCACGCATGGAGGAAGCACGATCGCCCGCGAACGCACAGCCCGTGAATGGCTGGTCGCTCCGCCACATCCGGAGCGCGACCGGCTGGCGGCCGCCGCCGGCGTCGCACCGCTCGTCGCCCAGTTGCTGCTGCTGCGCGGCGTCGAAAAGGTGAGCGACGTCCGCCCTTTCCTCGCGCCGGATTTCAAAGCGCTGCGGCCGCCAGAGGCGCTGCCCGGCGCCGTCGCGGCCGCCGAGCGGCTGACCGCCGCCGTGCGCGCCCGGCGCCGCATCGTGATCTACGGCGACTATGACGTGGATGGCATCACGGCGACGGCGATTCTCTGGCACGGGCTGAAGCTGGCCGGCGCGGATGTGAGCTTCTACATCCCCAGCCGGCTGGACGAGGGCTACGGCCTGAATGCCGACGCCCTCGCGCGCATCGCCGCCGACGGCGCCCAGCTCCTGATCACCGTCGACTGCGGCATCACCGCGGTGGCAGAGGCCCGGCGCGCCCGTGAACTCGGGCTTGAACTCATCATCACGGACCATCACGAGCGCCACCCGGAACTGCCCGCGGCCGACTGCGTGGTGCATCCGACCGCGTGCGGCGACAGCCCGAATCCCGATCTGTCCGGCGCTGGCGTGGCCCTGAAGATCGGCTGGGCGCTCGCGCAGCGCATGTCCGGCGCCGCGCGGGTGTCGTCCGCCTTCCGCGACTACCTGCTCGATGCGACCGCCTTCGCCGCGCTCGGGCTCATTGCCGACGTGGTGCCGCTCACCGGCGAAAACCGCATCATCGCCAGCTTCGGCCTGCGCCATCTCGGGCACAGCGCCAACCCCGGCCTGCGGGCGCTCATCGCCGTCGCCAACCTCACCGGCAAGAAGAGCTACGACGACTACGATGTCGGGTTCCTCCTCGCACCGCGCCTCAATGCCATCGGCCGGATGGGCCACGCCCGCCTGGCGGTTGAGCTGTTCACCCGCGCGGACGCGGCCCGCGCCCAGGAGATCGCCGCCACACTGGATGCCGAGAACCGGCGTCGCCAGGAGGTCGAGCGGCAGATCGTCAAGGAAGCCGAGGCGCTCGTCGTCGAGCGCGGCCTCAACCGCGAAAGCTGTCGCGGCATCGTCCTCGCCAGCCCGGCTTGGCACGCTGGCGTCATCGGCATCGTGGCGTCGCGCCTGGTCGAGCGCTTCCACCGGCCAACCATGCTGATCGCGCTGGAGGATGGCCTGGGCCAGGGCTCGGGGCGCAGCGTCCGCCACTTCCCCCTCCACGAGGTCCTGCAATGCTGTGCGGACCACCTGCTCAGCCACGGCGGGCACGCGATGGCCGCCGGTGTGCGCCTGCGGGCGGAGCAACTCGACGCGTTCACCGCAGCGTTCCAGGCGGAGGCCGCGAAGCGCCTGACGCCGCGTGATCTGCAGCCGCGCCTGCAACTGGACGACGCGGTCGCGCTGGCGGACTTGACCACGGACGTGGTGCAGACCATTCAGAGCATGGCCCCGTTCGGCACCGGCAATCAGCGCCCGCGGCTGGCGACGACGGAAGTTGAGCTGGTGGATCAGCCGCGCGTCGTCGGGCAGAACGGCGCGCACGTGCAGCTCACCGTCCGGCAAGGCCCGACCTACCGCAAGGCAATCGCGTTCGGGGCCGGCCCGCAGGTCGCCGAGCTGGCCGAGCAGCGCCGGTTGCGCCTGGCCTTCGAGCCGATCATCAACGAGTGGAACAACCAGCGCAAGGTCGAGCTGAAGATCATCGACTGGCAGCCGGTGTGCTGACTGAGGTCGTCGGCGCGCCGACTCGACCTCGCCCACTTGCCTGCTTACAATCCGGAGCGTGCTATTTTGCAGGGCTGGACGTGGCGGATCGGCCCCGGGCCACTCATGAGTGTCGAACGCAAGGGACGCAGCATGTTCGAGTTCAAGCTCCCCGACCTCGGCGAGGGTGTCCACGAAGGACAGGTGGTCAATGTGCTGGTCAAGGAGGGCGACACGCTCGCCGAGTACCAGCCCATGCTCGAGGTCGAGACTGACAAGGCGGCGGTCGAGATCCCGGCACCGAAAGCCGGCACTGTCGCCCGCGTCCACGTTGAGGCTGGCCAGGTCGTCAAGGTCGGCGAGGTACTGATCACGATCGACGACTCCGCCGGCAAAGGTGGCGACGGGCGGGAAAAGGCCGCCGAGGTCGCCAAGCCTGCCCCCAAAGCTGCCACCGCCAGCAAACCGGCTCCAACACCCGAGCCCGCGCCGGTTGCCGTGGCGGCCGCCGCTTCCGCCGCGCGGGTCCCGGCCGGCCCCGTTGCCGCCGCGCCAGCGGTCCGCAAGCGGGCGCGCGAGCTGAACGTGGACATCAACGCAGTCGTCGGCACCGGCCCCAGCGGTCGCGTCCTCCGCGAAGACGTCGAACGACATGCCGCCGGCGAACGCGTGGGCGGCGCGCCCGCAGCCCCGACCGGGGCACCGTCGACGGCCGTAGCCGCGGGCGACCTGCCCGACTTCAGCCAGTACGGCCCCATCCGGCGCGAGCCAGTCCCGCAGATTCGCAAGACCATCGCGCGGCAGATGGCGCGGGCGTGGCAGACGGTCCCGCGTGTCACCCATTGCGACAACGCAGACATCACCGAGCTGGAGCGCAACCGTAAGCAGTACAACGCCGGGCTGAAGGAGGGCCAGCCGAAGCTCACGATCACCGCCATCGTCGTGAAGGCGGTCGCCGCGGCGCTGCGCGAGTTCCCGATGCTGAATTGCAGCTACGACGCGGCGCGCGAGGAGATCATCTACAAGGACTACATCCACCTGGGCATCGCGGTGGACAGCCCGCGCGGGCTGGTCGTGCCGGTGCTACGCGACGCCGACCGCAAGTCACTGCCGCAGATTGCGGCCGACCTCGCGGACCTGGGCGCCCGGGCGAAGACGCTGAAGTTCGAGGTGGCCGACCTGCGAGGCGCGACGTTCAGCGTCACCAACGTGGGCGCACTCGGCGGCACCTTCGTCACCCCGATGGTGAACACGCCCGAAGTCGGCATTCTCGGCCTGGGCGCGGGCCGCTTGCAGCCCGTCGTGCGCGACAACCAGATCGTGCCGCGGCTGATCCTGCCGCTGTCGCTCTCGTTCGATCACCGGGTCGTCGACGGCGCCGATGCGGCCCGCTTCACCAGCGACGTGATTCGTTCCCTGGAAAACCCGCTCCGCCTGCTCAGCCTGGCGTAGCCGCGCGGTCCGGGCGTAATCTCCGGCCGGCGGGGTGCCGGCCGCTCCATCCCGACGTTCAGAGGCAAGACCATGGTAGTTGGCGAACTCGCGGAAGAAACCGACCTGCTCATCATCGGCGCCGGCCCCGGCGGCTACGTCGCGGCCTTCCGGGCCGCGGACCTCGGCCTGCAGACGACGCTGGTCGATACGAGTCCCCTGCTGGGCGGCGTGTGCCTGCGCGAAGGCTGCATCCCCTCGAAAGCGCTGCTGCACGTCGCGCACCTGATTGACAGTGCCGCGGAAGCGAAGAACTTCGGCGTCGAATTCGCGCCACCGAAGATCGACGTACCGCGCCTGCGGGGCTGGAAGCAGTCCGTGGTCGAGAAGCTCTGCGGCGGCATCAACACGCTCGCGAAAAAGCGCAACGTGCGGGTGCTTCAGGGCCGGGCCCGGTTCGAGGACTCCCGGACCGCGCGCGTCGACGGCGAGGGCATGACGCGCCTGAAGTTCAAGCACGCGATCATCGCCAGCGGCTCCCGGCCCAAGTCCCTGCCCGAGAAGATCCTCCCCGCCGACTGCGCCATCGACTCCAGCGGCGCCCTCGACATCCAGAGCATCCCACCAAAGCTGCTCGTGATCGGCGGTGGCTACATCGGCATCGAGCTCGGCCAGGTCTACGCGAACCTCGGCAGCCAGGTCACGGTCATCGAGATGCTCGACCGCATCCTGACCGGCTGCGACGATGACCTCGCCCGCCCGCTCGTCGCGCGGCTCAAGAAGCAGTTCCAGGCGATCTACACCGGTGCGTCGTTGAAGAGCGCCCGCAAGAACGGCGACCAGATCGAGGTGTCGTTCAGTCACGGCGGCCAGGACCAGACGCTCACGTTCGACCGCGTGCTCGTCTCCGTCGGCCGCCAGCCCAACTCGGACAATCTCGGCCTCGAGAACACGAAAGTGGTCGTAAACGACCGCGGGTTCATCGAGGTCGATGAGGCCCGCCGCACCGGTGACAAGCGCATCTACGCGATCGGCGACGTGGCCGGCAACCCCATGCTGGCGCACAAGGCCAGCCGCGAAGGCATCGTGGCGGCGGAAGCCATCGCCGGGCACCCGAGCGTGTTTGACGCCCGCGCTATTCCCGCCGTCGTTTACACGAGCCCCGAGGTCGCGTGGTGCGGCCTGACCGAGACGGAGGCAAAGGAGCGCGGCGTCGAAGTGAAGGTCGGCAAGTTCACGTGGGGCGCTTCCGGCCGCGCCATCGCCATGGGGCGCCCCGAGGGCCTGACCAAGGTCATCGCCGACGCGCAGAGCGGGCGGGTGCTGGGCGTCGGAGTCGTGGGCGAGCATGCTGGCGATCTGATCGCCGAGGCCGTGCTCGCAATCGAGATGGGCGCCGCAGCGGAAGACCTCGCGCTCACGATCCATCCGCATCCGTCCACGTCGGAAACCGTGATGGAGGCCGCTGAGAGTGTGCTCGGTACCGCAATCCACATGCTCCGCAAGTAGGCGGTCGCCCCGGCGCCACGTCGCGCCGGCGACTCTGCTTGCGACAATGCTGGTCGCCGGCTGTGCGGCACTGCAACCGAAAGCGGCTCTCGATCATTCGCCCAGCACACAGGTATCGCCAGCCCTGCAGCGCATGCGCGCCACGTACGCGGACCTCGCCTCCGGCCGCTTCATCAGCATCGTCGACTTCGAGACCCCCGGTCAGGAGACCTTGTTCCACTGCGTCGGACCCGACGGCACCGCAGGCGAGCGCCCGCAACCCGCGCCGTCGCTCGTCCGCAGCCGCGTTGAGACCGGTTCCCAGGGCCTCAAGGCCCGCTTCGCCGACGCCGGCGACCGCCTCATCTGTGACCTCCGGCGCGCCGCCGGCCCCGCGTTCGTGCGTGACTGGCGCAACTACGCGCTCCTGCTCTTCAGCCTCCACGGCCCGCCGGATGGCGCGGTCCTCGAATTCACGATCGAAAGCGGCGAACGCGACCCGCTGCACTGGTCGCGCACGATCCACGCGCGGCCCGGCTGGAATCTCCAACGCATCGATCTCGGTACGGTGGGCGAGTGGATCGATCTCGCCAATGTTCGCGCACTATCCTGGCGGGCACCCCAACTCAGTGCCCCGTTGGAAATCTACCTGGACGACCTCATCGTCGCGGACAACACCGCGCACGTGCTCGGCGAGCAGGCGGTCGAGGGCCAGATGTATGTCCTGACCCGCGGCCGGCGTATCGTCGTCGGCACGCGCGGACGCTTCGAACTGGCGTTCGCGGATGGCCAGCTCGTCACCTGGCACGCCGGCGATGAGCAGAACCTCGTCGACCCGGATGGTCTGGGCCCCTGGCCGGTCCCCCTGCCGCCGAACTGGACGGCGTCCGCGGTCGCCATCGCCTACGACGACCCACGGCACTTCGCTGAATGGGGTCCGATTGTCGCCGCTTCACAGCGCGTGGTCGAAGCAACGCCGTTTCGCGTCGTCATTGCCGGTCGCTGGCTCTTCACTCCGGCACCGCCGGACACGCCGGACGCCGCCGAGACCGAGCCCGCCGGCCCCGGCCACGCCTGGCAGTACACGATCTATCCGTCCGGGGCGATGTTCGTGAGCGTGCGCTCGGAGGCTCTGGACGCGGGCTGGCCCAGCCCAGCGGTGGGCTACGCACTCGGTCTCGATGGCCGCCGCGGCTTCAAGTACATCGCGCCCCCGGCCGCGGAGGCCCACGCAGAGCCTCCCCAGTACGCGTTGCTGGCCCGCCCCGGCAGTGGACCGGCTGACCTGCTCTGGGTCTGGCCAGCGGCGGTCGGACTTGGGCGCACGCGCAGCTTCGGCAGTGCCGACGACCGCCGCCTCGCCATCGTCACCGGCCACACAGCAGCCCGGCCGGTCGTGACCACCGCGCACCTCCTGCGTATCTGGCCGCCCGACATCGACGGCGCCCCCGAGGCCACCAGCTTCGCCGCCGACTACCGCGCCCCGGCCACGATCCAGACGACGACCGGCGCGCTCGTCACCGGCACGCCGGGCGATCTCGACGGGGACGGCTTCAACGAGTCCGAAGGCACCTACGAGCTCGCGCCGGCGGACGGCGTCCTGCGCTTCGATTTCGTACCGGGCAGACAACTGCGCTTCGATCCCGTGTTCCGCGTGCGCGACACAGCCGGCCAG encodes the following:
- the lpdA gene encoding dihydrolipoyl dehydrogenase, whose amino-acid sequence is MVVGELAEETDLLIIGAGPGGYVAAFRAADLGLQTTLVDTSPLLGGVCLREGCIPSKALLHVAHLIDSAAEAKNFGVEFAPPKIDVPRLRGWKQSVVEKLCGGINTLAKKRNVRVLQGRARFEDSRTARVDGEGMTRLKFKHAIIASGSRPKSLPEKILPADCAIDSSGALDIQSIPPKLLVIGGGYIGIELGQVYANLGSQVTVIEMLDRILTGCDDDLARPLVARLKKQFQAIYTGASLKSARKNGDQIEVSFSHGGQDQTLTFDRVLVSVGRQPNSDNLGLENTKVVVNDRGFIEVDEARRTGDKRIYAIGDVAGNPMLAHKASREGIVAAEAIAGHPSVFDARAIPAVVYTSPEVAWCGLTETEAKERGVEVKVGKFTWGASGRAIAMGRPEGLTKVIADAQSGRVLGVGVVGEHAGDLIAEAVLAIEMGAAAEDLALTIHPHPSTSETVMEAAESVLGTAIHMLRK
- the recJ gene encoding single-stranded-DNA-specific exonuclease RecJ, whose product is MLLLRGVEKVSDVRPFLAPDFKALRPPEALPGAVAAAERLTAAVRARRRIVIYGDYDVDGITATAILWHGLKLAGADVSFYIPSRLDEGYGLNADALARIAADGAQLLITVDCGITAVAEARRARELGLELIITDHHERHPELPAADCVVHPTACGDSPNPDLSGAGVALKIGWALAQRMSGAARVSSAFRDYLLDATAFAALGLIADVVPLTGENRIIASFGLRHLGHSANPGLRALIAVANLTGKKSYDDYDVGFLLAPRLNAIGRMGHARLAVELFTRADAARAQEIAATLDAENRRRQEVERQIVKEAEALVVERGLNRESCRGIVLASPAWHAGVIGIVASRLVERFHRPTMLIALEDGLGQGSGRSVRHFPLHEVLQCCADHLLSHGGHAMAAGVRLRAEQLDAFTAAFQAEAAKRLTPRDLQPRLQLDDAVALADLTTDVVQTIQSMAPFGTGNQRPRLATTEVELVDQPRVVGQNGAHVQLTVRQGPTYRKAIAFGAGPQVAELAEQRRLRLAFEPIINEWNNQRKVELKIIDWQPVC
- a CDS encoding 2-oxo acid dehydrogenase subunit E2, encoding MFEFKLPDLGEGVHEGQVVNVLVKEGDTLAEYQPMLEVETDKAAVEIPAPKAGTVARVHVEAGQVVKVGEVLITIDDSAGKGGDGREKAAEVAKPAPKAATASKPAPTPEPAPVAVAAAASAARVPAGPVAAAPAVRKRARELNVDINAVVGTGPSGRVLREDVERHAAGERVGGAPAAPTGAPSTAVAAGDLPDFSQYGPIRREPVPQIRKTIARQMARAWQTVPRVTHCDNADITELERNRKQYNAGLKEGQPKLTITAIVVKAVAAALREFPMLNCSYDAAREEIIYKDYIHLGIAVDSPRGLVVPVLRDADRKSLPQIAADLADLGARAKTLKFEVADLRGATFSVTNVGALGGTFVTPMVNTPEVGILGLGAGRLQPVVRDNQIVPRLILPLSLSFDHRVVDGADAARFTSDVIRSLENPLRLLSLA